In Blautia wexlerae DSM 19850, a single window of DNA contains:
- a CDS encoding YodL domain-containing protein: MEKKKGYSMFERDKLDPADSMRIERNIYFEEQTADLSGLTALPLEQLQALREEYAAAEQAAFEALQEQAAAWDEQAGKTLAIDKAIEYVRTPEATHTANQWEATDYGKHISNRVYQMRYHISENTRYDREKEKSIPYSWTLSWSIYTNSPHNYGQAKIAGQERKVFADKAAMEKYLNGRIKAYQHLFTEVSPPIPPEYAEHFKVNGQLLPGYAIEGEERAQPTAEKAAPTTAEPPQDTEQRKERETINEQFSILIDSRSRFETGKPGGVWLPMPTTTEQLHAAMESVGITADNPQDFFINGYSSTEDCPFDLPLSVIQSASMDELNYFGKLLEMQSDGDKDKFAAAVTHGEYAGSMKDLINLAQNLDCYWLYPTVRSEEDYGYYLIDELDELELPEEAKKYFKYEEYGRDAVSKDKGQFTEQGYIYNNQNTFTEWYRGTENEIPKEYRVMSFPQPERGGQDKTFMDAAATEQTARTAAEQPQEPHPVIPIVLTAGKPAEKLKEITDRLEQGITELFDSERYKEYLKVMSKFHNYSFRNTVLIAMQKPDASLLAGFSAWKNNFERNVMRGQKGIKIIAPSPYKIKQEMQKIDPHTQKPIIGKDGKPVTEEKEITIPAYKVVSVFDVSQTEGKELPDIAVDELTGDVDRYKDFFAALEKTSPVPIAFENIEGGSHGYYHLEDKRIAINEGMSELQTLKTAIHEIAHAKLHDIDLNAPKDEQPRVDRRTREVEAESVAYTVCQHYGLDTSDYSFGYVAGWSSGRELSELKSSLETIRSAAAEIINSIDANFAELQKAQDKEQTAGQEQPTREGQEAAPQPEAPKKADTAGKEKPEAAPKEAFTPETIYRVRRNPYSDSRENSHLLQAYVTQENGRAKMGDVLYTGTPEKCRELMGQLKSGELTEGDVKQLYAKAQETAQTTGQDKDTFSIYQIKGGDETRDFRFEPYDRLQAAGNVVDKANYELVYSAPLAPETSLEDIYTRFNIDHPKDFKGHSLSVSDVVVLHQNGQDTAHYVDSVGFRQVPEFLQEQKQLTPDELTTGETIQTPRGTFHVTAMSREQIEAAGYGFHHQSDDGKYLIMGNGTRAFAVAAEQPEKANPLKHIEDTVEQNDNNFDGIINNTPTVDELEAKVKAGETISLVDLANAVKADKERGKEAKPEKKPSIRAQLRADKEKAQKKNAKQKLQDLERS, translated from the coding sequence ATGGAAAAGAAAAAAGGTTACTCCATGTTTGAGCGTGACAAGTTAGACCCGGCTGACAGTATGCGGATAGAGCGAAATATTTATTTTGAGGAACAGACCGCTGACCTTTCCGGGCTTACCGCCCTGCCCTTAGAACAGTTACAGGCATTGCGGGAAGAATACGCGGCGGCTGAACAGGCAGCTTTTGAAGCCTTGCAAGAACAGGCGGCGGCATGGGACGAACAGGCGGGAAAGACCCTTGCCATTGACAAAGCCATTGAGTATGTGAGGACACCCGAAGCTACGCATACCGCGAACCAGTGGGAAGCTACGGACTACGGGAAGCACATCAGCAACCGCGTCTACCAAATGCGCTACCACATATCCGAGAATACCCGGTATGACAGGGAAAAAGAGAAATCCATTCCCTATTCGTGGACGCTTTCATGGAGTATTTACACCAACAGCCCCCACAATTACGGACAGGCAAAAATCGCCGGACAGGAAAGGAAAGTCTTTGCAGACAAGGCAGCTATGGAAAAATATCTGAATGGGCGTATCAAAGCCTATCAGCATTTATTCACCGAGGTATCGCCGCCTATCCCGCCAGAGTATGCAGAGCATTTCAAAGTAAACGGGCAGCTTTTACCGGGCTATGCTATCGAGGGCGAGGAACGGGCGCAGCCTACCGCTGAAAAAGCAGCCCCCACCACAGCAGAGCCGCCACAGGACACCGAACAGAGAAAGGAGCGTGAAACCATAAACGAGCAGTTTTCAATTCTTATCGACAGCCGCAGCCGCTTTGAAACAGGCAAACCGGGCGGCGTGTGGCTTCCCATGCCGACCACAACAGAGCAGCTTCATGCGGCTATGGAAAGCGTCGGCATTACCGCAGACAATCCGCAGGATTTTTTCATCAACGGGTATTCTTCTACGGAGGACTGCCCCTTTGACTTGCCGCTTTCCGTTATCCAAAGCGCAAGCATGGACGAGCTGAATTATTTTGGAAAACTTCTGGAAATGCAGAGTGACGGGGACAAGGATAAATTTGCGGCGGCGGTTACACATGGCGAGTATGCCGGAAGCATGAAAGACCTTATCAACCTTGCACAAAACCTTGACTGTTACTGGCTCTATCCCACTGTCCGCAGCGAAGAAGATTACGGTTATTATCTTATCGACGAACTGGACGAGCTGGAGCTTCCCGAAGAAGCAAAGAAATATTTCAAGTATGAAGAATACGGGCGGGACGCAGTTAGCAAGGATAAGGGGCAGTTTACCGAACAGGGCTATATCTATAACAATCAGAACACCTTTACCGAATGGTATCGGGGAACGGAAAACGAGATACCCAAAGAATACCGCGTTATGAGCTTCCCACAGCCGGAACGCGGCGGACAGGACAAGACCTTTATGGACGCAGCCGCCACAGAGCAGACCGCCCGAACCGCCGCAGAGCAGCCACAGGAGCCGCACCCGGTTATCCCTATCGTGCTGACAGCCGGGAAGCCCGCCGAGAAATTAAAAGAGATTACCGACCGTCTGGAACAGGGCATTACGGAACTCTTTGACAGCGAGCGTTACAAGGAATATCTGAAAGTCATGTCAAAATTCCATAATTACAGCTTCCGAAACACCGTCCTTATCGCCATGCAGAAGCCGGACGCTTCCCTTTTGGCGGGCTTTTCCGCTTGGAAGAACAACTTTGAGCGAAATGTGATGAGAGGGCAAAAGGGAATTAAAATCATTGCCCCGTCGCCCTATAAAATCAAACAGGAAATGCAGAAAATCGACCCGCACACGCAGAAGCCCATAATCGGCAAGGACGGAAAGCCCGTCACCGAGGAAAAGGAAATCACCATACCCGCCTACAAGGTGGTATCCGTCTTTGACGTTTCCCAGACCGAGGGAAAGGAACTGCCGGACATTGCCGTTGACGAACTGACAGGCGACGTTGACCGCTATAAGGACTTTTTCGCAGCCCTTGAAAAGACTTCCCCCGTTCCTATCGCCTTTGAGAATATCGAGGGCGGCTCTCATGGCTACTACCACTTGGAGGACAAGCGCATTGCTATCAACGAGGGCATGAGCGAATTACAGACCTTAAAGACCGCCATTCACGAAATCGCCCATGCGAAGCTGCACGACATTGACCTCAACGCGCCAAAGGACGAGCAACCCCGCGTTGACCGCCGCACCCGCGAAGTCGAAGCGGAAAGCGTCGCCTATACCGTCTGCCAACATTACGGGCTTGACACGTCGGACTATTCTTTCGGCTATGTCGCCGGGTGGAGCAGCGGGCGGGAGCTGTCCGAGCTGAAAAGCTCCCTTGAAACGATACGCAGCGCAGCCGCCGAGATTATCAATTCCATAGACGCGAATTTTGCGGAGCTGCAAAAGGCACAGGACAAGGAGCAGACCGCCGGACAGGAGCAGCCCACCAGAGAGGGACAAGAAGCCGCGCCACAGCCGGAAGCCCCGAAAAAAGCAGATACAGCCGGGAAAGAAAAGCCGGAAGCAGCCCCGAAAGAAGCCTTTACCCCGGAAACGATTTACAGAGTGCGCCGGAACCCTTACAGCGACAGCCGGGAAAACAGCCACCTCTTGCAAGCCTATGTGACACAGGAGAACGGGCGGGCGAAAATGGGCGACGTGCTTTATACGGGAACGCCGGAGAAATGCCGCGAGCTTATGGGGCAGCTCAAAAGCGGCGAGCTGACCGAGGGCGACGTAAAGCAGCTTTACGCAAAGGCACAGGAAACGGCGCAGACCACCGGACAGGACAAGGACACCTTTTCCATTTACCAGATAAAGGGCGGGGACGAAACAAGGGACTTCCGCTTTGAGCCTTACGACCGCCTGCAGGCGGCGGGAAATGTGGTTGATAAAGCGAACTATGAGCTTGTCTATTCCGCGCCCCTTGCGCCGGAAACTTCCCTTGAAGATATTTATACCCGCTTCAATATCGACCACCCAAAAGATTTTAAGGGACACAGCCTTTCCGTTTCGGACGTGGTAGTGCTTCATCAGAACGGACAGGACACCGCGCATTACGTTGACAGCGTAGGCTTCCGGCAAGTGCCGGAGTTTTTACAGGAGCAGAAGCAGCTTACCCCGGACGAGCTGACAACGGGCGAAACAATCCAGACACCGAGGGGGACTTTCCATGTGACCGCCATGAGCCGGGAGCAGATAGAAGCCGCCGGATATGGCTTTCACCACCAGTCGGACGACGGAAAGTATCTGATTATGGGGAACGGGACGCGGGCGTTTGCTGTTGCCGCAGAGCAGCCGGAAAAGGCAAACCCCTTGAAGCATATCGAGGACACCGTAGAGCAGAACGACAACAACTTTGACGGTATCATCAACAACACCCCTACCGTTGACGAACTGGAAGCAAAGGTTAAGGCGGGAGAAACAATTTCCCTTGTTGACCTGGCTAACGCGGTCAAAGCCGACAAAGAGCGCGGCAAGGAAGCGAAGCCGGAAAAGAAGCCCTCTATCCGGGCGCAGCTTAGGGCTGACAAGGAAAAGGCGCAGAAGAAAAACGCAAAGCAGAAATTACAGGATTTGGAAAGGAGCTGA
- a CDS encoding recombinase family protein has product MARTAKRYKKNTEKKISGIPVCMAAIYARLSVDNDEKKSESIETQVTLIKEFIQKHNENPDKEYEIAVYDIYSDLGKTGTNFVEVR; this is encoded by the coding sequence ATGGCAAGAACAGCAAAAAGATATAAGAAAAACACAGAGAAGAAGATTTCTGGTATTCCGGTATGTATGGCTGCAATTTATGCCAGATTATCCGTAGATAATGATGAAAAAAAGTCAGAATCTATTGAAACACAGGTTACGCTGATAAAAGAATTCATTCAGAAGCACAATGAAAATCCGGACAAAGAGTATGAGATTGCTGTATATGATATTTATTCTGATTTGGGAAAAACCGGAACAAATTTTGTTGAGGTAAGATAA
- the rlmN gene encoding 23S rRNA (adenine(2503)-C(2))-methyltransferase RlmN: MKHLPKSTPTEILNDPYGFTYKEMSEVIGEDKARALYTELYKQPFHKENLSISTKKVYKSSDTEKYVYELKDNRYIETVFIKRRDGGTVCVSTQVGCSVGCIFCESGRNGFVRNLTPSEIVQQVVLIRQKVNRIVFMGMGEPLFNYDNLIAAIHILRDRNGLNFPTDGITVSTVGPVNQLKKLREEHLKIQLTISLHAATQAARNCIIPHMHMYAIEDVVKQALSYSQRHNRKVVFAYLLLPGINDRSSDIRQLAKWFKGKNVMINVLQYNPTSNSKIRAPQKQEMVAFKHQLEQTGLEVTMRVSHGREIKAACGQLANTYNKAKKQQK, translated from the coding sequence ATGAAACACTTACCTAAAAGTACACCTACGGAAATATTGAATGACCCATACGGATTTACTTACAAAGAAATGTCGGAAGTAATTGGAGAGGATAAAGCAAGAGCCTTATATACGGAATTGTATAAACAGCCATTTCACAAAGAAAATCTATCAATATCAACAAAAAAAGTCTATAAAAGTAGCGATACTGAAAAGTATGTTTATGAATTGAAAGATAACAGGTATATTGAAACGGTTTTTATTAAACGGCGAGATGGTGGGACTGTTTGCGTAAGTACGCAAGTTGGTTGTTCTGTTGGCTGTATTTTTTGTGAGTCCGGACGCAATGGTTTTGTTCGTAATCTAACACCGTCTGAAATTGTGCAGCAGGTTGTATTGATACGTCAAAAAGTAAATCGTATCGTTTTTATGGGAATGGGAGAACCTTTATTCAATTACGACAACTTGATTGCAGCAATCCATATTCTTCGAGATAGAAATGGACTTAACTTTCCAACCGACGGCATTACCGTATCAACAGTTGGTCCAGTTAATCAATTAAAAAAATTGCGCGAAGAACATCTAAAAATTCAGTTGACAATATCTTTACATGCAGCAACACAGGCTGCGAGAAACTGTATCATTCCTCATATGCACATGTACGCTATTGAAGATGTTGTTAAGCAAGCATTGTCCTATTCTCAAAGGCATAATCGAAAAGTGGTATTTGCGTATTTGCTTTTACCAGGTATAAATGACCGTTCCTCAGATATAAGGCAACTTGCAAAATGGTTTAAGGGCAAAAATGTTATGATTAACGTGCTGCAATACAACCCGACGAGTAATTCAAAAATTAGAGCACCACAAAAACAAGAAATGGTTGCGTTCAAACATCAATTAGAGCAAACAGGACTTGAAGTTACCATGAGAGTTTCTCATGGTAGAGAGATTAAAGCAGCTTGTGGACAGTTAGCTAATACATATAATAAAGCCAAAAAACAACAGAAATAA
- a CDS encoding helix-turn-helix domain-containing protein has translation MNGTNGNEPGYPENALVPYPVIVAATKGDPDAMKIVLQHFSGYIARLSMRKLYDERGNVYFGVDHDIRERLQAKLMMAVLTFRTEE, from the coding sequence ATGAATGGGACGAATGGTAACGAACCCGGCTACCCGGAAAATGCCCTTGTTCCCTATCCTGTCATTGTGGCAGCGACAAAGGGCGACCCGGACGCTATGAAGATTGTCTTGCAGCATTTCAGCGGCTACATAGCCCGCCTCTCCATGCGGAAGCTGTACGACGAGCGCGGGAACGTCTATTTCGGCGTAGACCACGACATTCGGGAACGGCTGCAAGCAAAACTGATGATGGCTGTCCTCACCTTTAGGACAGAGGAATAA
- a CDS encoding relaxase/mobilization nuclease domain-containing protein, translating into MAVTKIKPIKSTLSKALDYIENPDKTDGKMLVSSFGCSYETADIEFEYTLSQALQKGNNLAFHLIQSFEPGEVDYQKAHEIGKQLADAVTKGQHEYVLTTHIDKGHVHNHIIFCAVNFVDHHKYNSNKRSYYGIRNMSDKLCRENGLSVVVPGKGSKGKSYAEYQAEKTGTSWKGKLKTTVDALIPQVSSFEELLTRLQAAGYEIKPGKYVSCRAPGQERFTRLKTLGADYTEEAVRERIAGRRTKVAKAPREQRGVSLLIDIENSIKAAQSKGYEQWAKIHNLKQAAKTMNFLTEHKIEQYADLVSRIEEMAAESGQAADALKNAEKRLAEMAVLIKNVSTYQKTKPVYDAYRKARNREKYRAGQEQAIILHEAAVRSLKAAGIAKLPNLAALQSEYEALQAQKEALYADYGKLKKKVREYDIIKQNIDSILQADRQPEREKETERG; encoded by the coding sequence ATGGCGGTTACAAAGATTAAGCCTATTAAAAGCACTCTAAGCAAAGCCCTTGACTATATCGAAAACCCGGACAAGACGGACGGGAAAATGCTTGTGTCCTCTTTCGGTTGCTCCTATGAAACGGCAGATATTGAGTTTGAATATACCCTGTCGCAAGCACTCCAAAAGGGGAACAATTTAGCCTTTCATCTGATACAGTCCTTTGAGCCGGGGGAAGTCGATTATCAGAAAGCCCATGAAATCGGAAAGCAGCTTGCCGACGCGGTAACAAAGGGGCAGCATGAGTATGTACTCACGACGCACATTGACAAAGGACACGTCCATAACCATATCATTTTTTGCGCGGTGAACTTTGTAGACCACCATAAATACAATTCCAACAAAAGGAGCTATTACGGCATACGGAACATGAGCGACAAGCTGTGCCGGGAAAATGGCTTGTCCGTTGTCGTCCCCGGCAAGGGCAGCAAGGGAAAGAGCTATGCGGAGTACCAGGCAGAAAAGACGGGTACAAGTTGGAAAGGCAAGCTGAAAACCACTGTTGACGCGCTTATCCCCCAAGTTTCCAGTTTTGAGGAATTGCTAACGCGGTTACAGGCGGCGGGCTATGAGATAAAGCCGGGGAAATATGTATCATGCCGCGCCCCCGGACAGGAACGCTTCACCCGCCTTAAAACCCTCGGCGCAGACTATACAGAGGAAGCCGTAAGGGAACGGATAGCGGGCAGACGGACAAAGGTGGCGAAAGCTCCCAGAGAGCAGCGCGGCGTGTCGCTGCTTATCGACATTGAGAACAGTATCAAGGCAGCGCAGAGTAAGGGCTATGAACAGTGGGCGAAAATCCACAATCTGAAACAGGCAGCTAAAACAATGAATTTCTTGACGGAACATAAGATTGAGCAGTACGCGGATTTAGTCAGCCGGATTGAGGAAATGGCAGCGGAAAGCGGACAGGCGGCAGACGCATTGAAGAACGCCGAAAAGCGGCTTGCGGAAATGGCGGTGCTTATCAAGAATGTTTCCACCTATCAAAAGACAAAGCCTGTCTATGACGCATACCGCAAGGCAAGGAACAGGGAGAAGTACCGCGCCGGACAGGAACAGGCAATTATCCTCCATGAAGCCGCCGTAAGGTCACTGAAAGCGGCGGGCATTGCGAAGCTCCCGAACCTCGCCGCGCTGCAATCGGAGTATGAAGCCCTCCAAGCGCAGAAAGAAGCCCTTTACGCCGACTATGGAAAATTGAAAAAGAAAGTCCGGGAATATGATATTATCAAGCAGAACATTGACAGCATTTTACAGGCAGACAGACAGCCGGAACGGGAAAAGGAAACAGAACGCGGATAA
- a CDS encoding RNA polymerase sigma factor → MEPNSREFYKQCAFQKFCNTVLHNEACDTHRELRRHKAKEVTFSDMTLDEARQLHTFDEYFKREAAETVFEKAGKKITPKLLLEAIRTLPEEKRKAILLYYFEGMNDTEIAELFNTSRSTIQYRRTSSFELLRKYLEENADEWDEW, encoded by the coding sequence GTGGAACCTAATAGCAGGGAGTTTTACAAACAGTGTGCTTTTCAGAAGTTTTGTAATACGGTATTGCACAATGAAGCTTGCGACACCCATAGAGAACTTCGCAGACACAAGGCAAAGGAAGTGACCTTTTCCGACATGACCTTAGACGAAGCGCGGCAGCTTCATACGTTTGATGAATATTTCAAACGTGAAGCCGCCGAAACCGTCTTTGAGAAAGCCGGGAAGAAAATCACGCCAAAGCTGCTTCTTGAAGCAATCCGTACTTTGCCGGAAGAAAAGCGCAAAGCCATATTGCTGTATTACTTCGAGGGAATGAACGATACCGAGATTGCGGAGCTGTTCAATACGTCGAGAAGCACGATACAGTACAGGCGGACAAGCTCTTTTGAGCTGCTAAGAAAATATCTGGAGGAAAATGCTGATGAATGGGACGAATGGTAA
- a CDS encoding helix-turn-helix domain-containing protein: MENQKMPEYETIRAAVAGEKWAVEKVVDCYKDEIDRLSTVAVRQPDGSTKQEINEDMRQSITKKLIEALPQFPLEEMEKGNVR; encoded by the coding sequence ATGGAAAACCAGAAAATGCCGGAATATGAAACCATACGCGCCGCCGTTGCCGGGGAGAAATGGGCGGTGGAGAAAGTCGTGGATTGCTACAAGGACGAAATCGACAGGCTATCGACGGTAGCGGTCAGACAGCCAGACGGAAGCACGAAACAGGAAATCAACGAAGATATGCGCCAGTCTATCACAAAGAAGCTGATAGAAGCCCTCCCGCAGTTCCCGCTTGAAGAAATGGAAAAGGGAAATGTCAGATAG
- a CDS encoding transposon-encoded TnpW family protein, with the protein MTQNQTPVTTTEHKIGKVTYLVCSSASEHATDTLDKKIKKLIRKDMELNPANARK; encoded by the coding sequence TTGACGCAAAACCAAACGCCCGTTACCACAACGGAGCATAAAATAGGGAAAGTTACTTACCTTGTATGTTCGTCCGCAAGTGAACACGCGACGGACACACTGGATAAAAAGATAAAGAAGCTCATACGCAAAGACATGGAGCTGAACCCCGCAAACGCCCGGAAATAG
- a CDS encoding helix-turn-helix transcriptional regulator gives MAKRPVPRYDFKAFGAAIKAAREGCKESRKKVGDEMFISPRYLANIENKGQHPSLQIFFELIQRYHISVDQFLLETPPEKNTQRRQLDALLDGMSDTGIRIVTATAKEISEVEKEGE, from the coding sequence ATGGCAAAAAGACCAGTACCACGATACGACTTTAAGGCTTTTGGGGCAGCGATAAAGGCAGCGCGTGAGGGATGCAAGGAGAGCCGCAAGAAAGTAGGCGACGAAATGTTTATCTCGCCGCGCTACCTTGCGAACATTGAGAACAAGGGGCAGCACCCAAGTTTACAGATATTCTTTGAGCTGATACAGCGTTACCATATATCCGTAGACCAATTCCTTTTAGAAACGCCGCCGGAGAAGAACACGCAGCGGCGGCAGCTTGACGCGCTTCTTGACGGTATGAGCGATACAGGCATACGGATTGTAACCGCAACGGCAAAGGAGATTTCCGAAGTCGAAAAAGAGGGCGAATAG
- a CDS encoding cysteine-rich KTR domain-containing protein, producing MLEKYWIKCPICNGKTRVQVFYNTVLRNFPLFCPKCKLTHIVDVEKLEIIIKNSEKQTF from the coding sequence ATGCTTGAAAAATATTGGATAAAATGTCCAATTTGTAACGGAAAGACGAGGGTTCAAGTATTTTATAATACGGTATTAAGAAATTTTCCTCTTTTCTGCCCTAAATGTAAATTAACGCATATCGTTGATGTTGAAAAACTAGAAATCATAATCAAAAACTCTGAAAAACAAACTTTTTAA
- a CDS encoding recombinase family protein, whose amino-acid sequence MQAGESESIQNQKLILQKYADEHHFFNTRFFVDDGFSGVSFEREGLQAMLHEVEAGNVATVITKDLSRLGRNYLKTGELIEIVFPEYEVRYIAINDGVDTAREDNEFTPLRNWFNEFYARDTSKKIRAVKQAKAQKGERVNGEAPYGYLIDPDNRNHLIPDPETAHVVKQIFAMYVRGDRMCEIQNWLRDNEILTVGELRYRRTGSKRHPRPQLNAWYNWPDKTLYDILTRKEYLGHTITGKTYKVSYKSKKTKKNPEEKRYFFPNTHEPLIDEETFELAQKRIATRHRPTKVDEIDLFSGLLFCGDCGYKMYAVRGAGTLERKHAYTCGNYRNRARNDMLCTTHYIRKSVLKELVLADLQRVTSYVKEHEQEFIQTANECSAKAVQKTLTQQRKELDKAQSRVSELNILFRKLYEDNALGKLSDEQFAFLTSGYDEEKKTLTRRIAELSQEIDNATERSADVKRFVALVRKYTAITELTYENVHEFIDRILIHELDKETNTRKIEIFYSFVGRVDTGDKPTESISYFRQIGADVKSYAI is encoded by the coding sequence ATGCAAGCCGGGGAAAGCGAGAGCATACAGAACCAAAAGCTGATTTTACAGAAGTACGCTGACGAACACCACTTTTTCAACACGCGCTTTTTCGTAGACGACGGATTTTCCGGCGTGAGCTTTGAGCGTGAGGGGCTTCAAGCCATGCTGCATGAGGTTGAAGCCGGGAACGTAGCGACCGTCATAACAAAAGACCTTTCCCGTCTGGGACGTAATTATCTGAAAACCGGGGAGCTGATAGAGATTGTCTTTCCCGAATATGAAGTGCGCTACATTGCCATTAACGACGGTGTAGACACCGCAAGGGAAGATAACGAGTTTACCCCTCTGCGGAACTGGTTCAACGAGTTTTACGCCCGCGACACTTCAAAGAAAATCCGGGCAGTCAAACAGGCAAAGGCGCAGAAAGGCGAGCGCGTCAACGGCGAAGCCCCTTACGGCTACCTTATCGACCCGGATAACCGCAATCATCTGATACCCGACCCGGAAACGGCGCACGTTGTAAAACAGATTTTTGCAATGTATGTACGGGGCGACCGTATGTGTGAAATCCAGAACTGGCTGCGGGACAATGAGATATTGACCGTCGGGGAACTGCGCTACCGCAGGACAGGGAGCAAACGCCACCCCCGCCCACAGCTCAACGCATGGTACAACTGGCCGGACAAGACGCTGTACGACATTCTGACAAGGAAAGAGTATTTAGGGCATACCATAACCGGGAAAACCTACAAGGTATCTTATAAGTCGAAAAAGACGAAAAAGAACCCGGAGGAAAAACGGTATTTCTTCCCCAACACTCACGAGCCTTTGATTGATGAAGAAACCTTTGAACTTGCACAGAAGCGGATTGCCACCCGGCACCGCCCGACAAAGGTTGATGAAATTGACCTGTTTTCCGGGCTGCTCTTTTGCGGGGACTGCGGCTACAAAATGTATGCGGTACGCGGAGCCGGGACGCTTGAGCGAAAGCACGCCTACACTTGCGGCAACTACCGCAACCGGGCAAGAAATGATATGCTCTGCACTACGCATTATATCCGCAAAAGCGTATTAAAAGAACTTGTCCTTGCAGACTTGCAGCGCGTAACGTCTTATGTGAAAGAGCATGAACAGGAATTTATTCAGACCGCCAACGAGTGCAGCGCAAAGGCAGTACAAAAGACGCTGACACAGCAACGGAAAGAGCTTGATAAGGCGCAGAGCCGGGTTAGCGAGCTGAATATCTTATTCCGCAAGCTCTACGAGGACAACGCTTTAGGGAAACTTTCAGATGAACAATTTGCTTTTCTGACTTCCGGCTACGACGAAGAAAAAAAGACGCTGACCCGGAGGATTGCAGAGCTGTCACAGGAAATCGACAACGCCACCGAGCGCAGCGCGGACGTGAAAAGGTTTGTCGCACTGGTACGCAAGTACACTGCCATTACCGAACTGACCTACGAAAACGTCCATGAATTTATTGACCGTATTCTTATCCACGAACTGGATAAGGAAACGAACACCCGCAAAATCGAAATCTTTTATAGCTTTGTCGGCAGAGTTGATACAGGCGACAAGCCTACCGAAAGTATCTCCTATTTCAGACAGATAGGAGCCGACGTAAAGAGTTATGCTATCTAA
- a CDS encoding cysteine-rich VLP domain-containing protein, producing the protein MNGVKRLTPPQSRKVNALVRRTCCNYDNGNCILLDDGDECVCPQLISYSLLCKWFRAAVLPADRLLYAELYQTGDKKKCTECGAFFASTSNSVKYCPVCRKRITRRQAAERMRKRRTPVTQ; encoded by the coding sequence ATGAACGGGGTTAAGCGGCTGACGCCGCCCCAGAGCCGGAAAGTCAACGCCCTTGTGCGCCGGACGTGCTGCAATTATGATAACGGGAACTGTATCTTACTGGACGACGGGGACGAGTGCGTTTGTCCGCAGCTCATTTCCTATTCGCTTCTCTGCAAGTGGTTCCGGGCTGCGGTGCTTCCCGCCGACAGGCTACTCTATGCGGAGCTTTACCAGACAGGGGACAAGAAGAAGTGTACCGAGTGCGGCGCGTTCTTTGCGTCAACCTCTAACAGTGTCAAATACTGCCCCGTCTGCCGGAAGCGTATCACCCGCAGACAAGCTGCCGAGCGCATGAGGAAAAGACGCACCCCTGTTACGCAGTAG
- a CDS encoding plasmid mobilization protein, giving the protein MDGRKRTVQIKFRVTEAERDLILEKMKLVPTRNMAAYLRKIAIDGYIIQIDHADIKAMTAEIQKIGVNVNQIARRVNATGNAYQEDIEEIKGVLAEIWRLQRLSLLKAL; this is encoded by the coding sequence ATGGACGGACGCAAAAGGACAGTGCAAATCAAATTCAGAGTGACGGAAGCGGAACGGGATTTAATACTGGAAAAAATGAAGCTCGTACCCACCCGGAACATGGCGGCGTATCTGCGGAAGATTGCCATTGACGGGTATATCATTCAGATAGACCACGCCGATATAAAGGCTATGACCGCAGAGATACAGAAAATCGGTGTCAACGTCAACCAGATAGCACGCCGCGTAAACGCGACGGGGAACGCATACCAAGAGGACATAGAGGAAATAAAGGGGGTGCTTGCGGAGATATGGCGGTTACAAAGATTAAGCCTATTAAAAGCACTCTAA